The following are encoded in a window of Candidatus Jordarchaeales archaeon genomic DNA:
- a CDS encoding putative zinc-binding protein — protein MSWEAVIAKGVGVLPCVGDIPEGEVTRIAARIAADDLCKGKATVLSLPLILCGNKEETAFIESSPVIVVDGCERKCGQCAIKKLGYLADETLVVTDIAKSEKIEHLTPEMIDELSYKVAVRIAEKINKILRKIAEDRKIRPMEL, from the coding sequence ATGAGCTGGGAAGCGGTAATAGCTAAAGGTGTAGGAGTCCTCCCCTGTGTCGGGGATATCCCCGAAGGCGAAGTGACCCGGATAGCGGCGAGGATCGCAGCGGACGATCTGTGTAAGGGAAAGGCGACTGTCCTCTCGCTTCCATTGATCCTCTGCGGTAACAAAGAGGAGACGGCTTTTATCGAAAGCTCACCCGTAATAGTTGTCGACGGCTGTGAAAGAAAGTGTGGTCAATGTGCCATTAAGAAACTCGGATACTTGGCTGATGAAACGCTGGTCGTTACGGACATCGCTAAAAGCGAGAAGATAGAGCATCTAACACCGGAAATGATAGATGAACTTTCATACAAAGTGGCAGTAAGAATAGCCGAGAAGATCAACAAGATTCTAAGGAAGATAGCCGAAGACAGGAAAATAAGGCCCATGGAGTTGTAA
- the gvpD gene encoding gas vesicle protein GvpD P-loop domain-containing protein — MSSDMVSLPEEIVEALSRRGGFSLLVKGDPGSGKTIFALSVCNAFSKSYECFYVTSRSTADEIKRYYPIVEKFFDERRVIDATESKAEVKLETAISLRMYDKPSFLQRLYSIIHSTIGAEKRAPLVVVDSLEALKESMKLARDDSSLEDALIDIARETEGKILFVSESAEKSFLDYLVDGIVTLRKEEDNGHLLRFIKIEKLRGIKVVRPTYLFTLEGGIFNATRFEAFSMTQKIIQSNEKFELIYREPTIKGRVSTGIRQLDELIGGYIKGSLNLIEVAKGVGEFYDYFYLPTVINHVISGGKVVIIPPGGLSASFIRHVLTRILPEASVRNNITIVKYMYGEESDTTMLKGKNLLEDAEFFFRQLGEEGLIVFGMDTLQHVYGLDELKRSLGRLVARIKHDKIVAVGIVKYGQEIIDLLNHLADTHLMVKNVNGNIIAYGIIPCTPALYPHLAKGRILEVNLTAII; from the coding sequence TTGTCTTCTGATATGGTTTCCCTTCCAGAAGAGATTGTTGAAGCTCTTAGCCGTAGAGGGGGGTTCAGCCTTCTAGTTAAGGGTGATCCAGGATCCGGGAAAACTATTTTCGCGTTAAGTGTTTGCAATGCTTTCAGCAAATCCTATGAATGCTTCTACGTGACTTCAAGGTCCACGGCTGACGAAATCAAAAGGTATTACCCAATAGTGGAGAAGTTTTTTGACGAGAGGAGAGTTATAGATGCGACGGAAAGTAAAGCTGAAGTCAAGCTTGAAACCGCCATTTCGCTGAGAATGTATGACAAACCCTCGTTTCTTCAAAGACTTTACTCCATAATTCACTCCACAATTGGAGCCGAAAAGAGAGCACCACTAGTAGTCGTAGACAGTTTGGAAGCATTAAAGGAGAGCATGAAGCTTGCTAGGGACGACTCAAGCCTCGAGGACGCATTAATAGACATAGCTAGAGAAACTGAGGGGAAAATTCTTTTCGTTTCGGAGAGCGCGGAGAAATCGTTCTTAGATTACTTGGTCGACGGGATTGTAACTCTCAGAAAGGAGGAAGATAACGGTCACTTGTTAAGGTTTATCAAAATAGAGAAGCTGCGCGGCATCAAAGTAGTGCGGCCTACCTATTTGTTCACTCTTGAGGGAGGAATATTCAACGCTACACGCTTTGAAGCATTCTCTATGACGCAAAAAATCATTCAAAGCAACGAAAAATTTGAACTAATATACCGTGAGCCAACCATTAAAGGGCGTGTTTCGACAGGAATAAGGCAACTCGATGAGCTAATTGGAGGATACATTAAAGGAAGCCTCAACCTCATAGAAGTAGCAAAAGGGGTTGGAGAATTTTACGACTACTTTTACCTGCCAACAGTGATAAACCACGTTATCAGTGGAGGAAAAGTGGTTATAATTCCTCCAGGAGGGCTCTCCGCGTCTTTCATAAGGCACGTCTTAACGAGGATTCTACCTGAAGCCAGCGTTAGGAACAACATCACCATAGTAAAGTACATGTACGGGGAAGAGAGCGATACGACTATGCTTAAAGGAAAGAACCTTCTTGAGGACGCCGAATTCTTCTTTAGACAGCTCGGGGAAGAAGGGCTTATCGTGTTTGGAATGGACACGCTTCAACACGTATACGGACTAGACGAGCTAAAGAGATCCCTTGGACGACTGGTAGCCAGGATTAAGCACGACAAAATAGTTGCAGTTGGAATAGTTAAGTACGGGCAAGAGATCATAGACCTGCTTAACCACCTAGCCGATACACACCTAATGGTCAAGAATGTTAACGGAAACATAATTGCCTACGGCATCATACCGTGCACACCAGCCTTATACCCCCACCTTGCAAAAGGAAGAATCTTGGAGGTAAATCTAACAGCCATAATATGA
- a CDS encoding ATPase domain-containing protein: MKSGIRGLDDVAGGFPDRGIVVIAGGPGIGKTVMAAQFVYNGAVMFGDRGVYVSFSESKEEFYGNMLAFGMDFDELERKGLFRFLSLMILGGKNSFTRCMDEVFESIAAIKAKRVVLDSINAVTFAMSDEEARRFANVLRTLMKNMDAVCFLVYETSSEVKSEELGPIAFAADMVLLLRWKEEEGVKVRELELLKTRGAPVEKASYEFDVDREHGGVWVIALPKSIPDVGSEVVSTGLNWFDSAVGGGLRRGSLTLIKGETGSGKTCLSAQIAIGIASAGKRCVYVSTEDGESVARIIKGFNPDAELEDERLNVVSIVPEEYGVQRIYSFFDNIVRKRRPDLLVIDSLTPFKHSLPQARLYKFLRFLQLLARVNGLIVIATLTLSLIEEALETDILGLFDNMLILRNMPTDGAPHRLLFIVKVRGSDHRKTPIRLEVTSKGVTCVSEESLMPAI; encoded by the coding sequence TTGAAGTCTGGTATCAGGGGTCTGGACGATGTGGCGGGTGGTTTTCCGGATAGGGGGATTGTGGTTATTGCTGGTGGCCCGGGGATAGGTAAGACTGTGATGGCTGCTCAGTTCGTCTATAATGGTGCGGTCATGTTTGGCGATAGGGGGGTTTACGTTAGCTTTTCTGAGTCTAAGGAGGAGTTTTACGGTAACATGCTTGCCTTTGGCATGGATTTCGACGAATTGGAGAGGAAGGGGTTGTTTCGCTTTCTCAGCCTTATGATCTTGGGTGGAAAAAACTCGTTTACGCGGTGTATGGATGAAGTATTTGAGTCTATTGCTGCTATTAAGGCTAAGCGTGTGGTTTTAGATTCGATAAACGCTGTAACATTCGCGATGAGCGACGAAGAGGCTAGGCGCTTCGCCAATGTTTTGAGGACGCTTATGAAGAACATGGACGCTGTCTGCTTTCTGGTGTACGAGACTTCGAGTGAAGTTAAGAGCGAGGAGCTTGGGCCCATAGCTTTCGCAGCCGACATGGTTTTACTTTTGAGGTGGAAGGAGGAGGAAGGTGTGAAGGTGAGGGAGCTCGAGCTATTGAAGACTAGAGGGGCCCCGGTGGAGAAGGCGTCCTACGAGTTTGACGTTGACAGGGAGCATGGTGGAGTATGGGTGATCGCGCTGCCGAAAAGCATACCCGACGTGGGAAGTGAAGTGGTGTCTACTGGTTTAAACTGGTTTGACAGCGCTGTAGGTGGAGGGTTAAGGCGGGGGAGCCTCACGCTGATTAAAGGTGAGACAGGGTCAGGCAAAACTTGTCTCAGCGCTCAGATAGCTATCGGTATAGCTAGTGCTGGGAAACGGTGTGTCTACGTTTCAACTGAGGACGGAGAGAGCGTGGCGAGGATCATTAAGGGATTCAACCCCGACGCGGAGCTGGAGGACGAACGGCTGAATGTGGTGAGCATTGTTCCAGAGGAGTATGGGGTTCAGAGGATATACAGTTTCTTCGACAATATAGTGCGCAAGAGGAGGCCCGACTTGCTCGTAATAGACAGTTTGACGCCGTTCAAGCACAGCCTCCCACAGGCGAGACTTTACAAGTTTCTAAGGTTCCTCCAACTTCTGGCAAGGGTTAACGGCTTGATCGTGATAGCTACACTCACCCTCTCATTAATAGAGGAGGCCCTTGAAACAGATATTCTAGGACTCTTCGACAACATGCTGATACTGAGAAACATGCCAACGGACGGGGCGCCTCACAGGCTACTGTTCATAGTTAAGGTGAGGGGGAGCGATCACAGGAAGACACCTATTCGGCTTGAAGTGACAAGCAAGGGGGTAACGTGCGTAAGCGAGGAAAGCCTCATGCCAGCAATTTAA
- a CDS encoding zinc-binding dehydrogenase: MRAIVVEFSLLKAALTLVGAKLSKSAYYGPLSIVSFRDDYPEPELRGPEWVKVKSVLSGICGSDMRLITLAESMYLYPLTSFPLVLGHEVVGVVEEVGEKVRGVVEGDRVVLDDILSCRVRGIEELCPSCREGRYSICYNFDRGNLSPGMFTGFCRDTGGAWSDYFVAHEFQLFKVPEGVSNEAAVFTEPFAVSLHAALKAFPRDDETVAVVGCGVMGVGVIAALRALGFKGEIIGIDLYKFQGDMAKRFGATRTIVAEEGGRVVEDLAELTGGRVYYPPREKPMFVGGGVDIVFECVGQPGTVDDSLRIAKPGGTVVLVGTAGKLNVDWAPVFSKEIVVKGVLGSGEEKVDGKRRAFDLALEFFSKGKVDLSPLLTHKFPIEKWKEALKVNLNKRKYKAIKVAFTFQ; the protein is encoded by the coding sequence TTGAGGGCTATCGTAGTTGAGTTTAGCCTTCTGAAAGCCGCCCTGACTCTCGTGGGGGCGAAGCTGAGCAAAAGTGCCTATTATGGTCCCCTATCCATAGTTTCCTTCCGCGACGACTATCCTGAACCGGAGCTGCGAGGGCCTGAATGGGTTAAGGTCAAGAGCGTCTTGTCTGGGATCTGTGGCTCCGATATGCGGCTGATAACGCTCGCGGAGAGCATGTACCTCTACCCTCTCACATCCTTCCCGCTAGTTCTAGGCCACGAGGTCGTCGGAGTGGTGGAAGAGGTTGGAGAGAAGGTTAGGGGAGTGGTGGAGGGGGATAGAGTCGTACTGGACGACATTTTGTCGTGTAGGGTTAGAGGGATAGAGGAGCTCTGCCCGTCGTGCCGTGAAGGTAGGTACTCCATATGTTACAACTTCGATAGGGGCAACCTTTCCCCGGGGATGTTTACGGGGTTCTGCCGGGACACCGGCGGCGCCTGGAGCGACTACTTTGTAGCCCACGAGTTTCAGCTGTTCAAGGTTCCAGAGGGCGTCAGCAACGAAGCGGCAGTATTCACTGAACCGTTTGCCGTATCGCTCCACGCAGCTCTCAAGGCTTTTCCGAGGGACGACGAGACGGTTGCGGTTGTCGGGTGCGGTGTGATGGGAGTAGGCGTCATAGCGGCGTTGAGAGCCCTAGGCTTCAAGGGAGAGATTATAGGAATAGACCTCTACAAGTTTCAGGGAGATATGGCTAAGAGGTTTGGCGCAACGCGGACGATCGTCGCCGAGGAAGGTGGGAGGGTTGTAGAGGACTTGGCTGAGCTAACCGGCGGCAGGGTCTACTACCCTCCCAGGGAGAAGCCGATGTTTGTGGGTGGTGGCGTGGACATTGTATTCGAGTGTGTTGGGCAGCCTGGAACAGTGGACGACTCTCTCAGGATAGCGAAGCCTGGTGGAACAGTAGTCCTCGTCGGAACAGCTGGGAAGCTCAACGTGGACTGGGCACCAGTCTTCTCAAAGGAGATTGTAGTTAAGGGGGTTTTAGGATCGGGGGAGGAGAAGGTTGACGGTAAGAGGAGAGCTTTCGACCTAGCACTCGAGTTCTTCTCTAAGGGTAAAGTCGACCTTTCCCCGCTACTGACACACAAGTTCCCAATAGAGAAGTGGAAGGAGGCGTTGAAAGTAAACCTCAACAAGAGAAAGTACAAGGCGATAAAGGTGGCATTCACCTTCCAGTAA
- a CDS encoding 4Fe-4S binding protein — MVRRLSVVDPERCVGCQMCMFACTRRFSLGGFGRSTILVKSVGGVERGFVVVVCRACDEPAPCVRVCPTDALVSREGKGVKLVRDKCIGCGKCVEACPIGAVFWDEESGKPAICVYCGYCADYCEYGVIKLEEV; from the coding sequence TTGGTAAGGCGGCTTTCAGTGGTTGACCCCGAGCGGTGCGTCGGCTGCCAGATGTGCATGTTCGCATGTACGCGCAGGTTTAGCCTAGGAGGGTTCGGTAGGAGTACGATACTAGTTAAGTCTGTTGGCGGGGTAGAGCGAGGGTTTGTTGTCGTTGTTTGTAGAGCTTGCGACGAGCCTGCTCCGTGCGTTCGCGTATGCCCTACAGACGCACTGGTCTCTAGAGAGGGGAAGGGAGTTAAGCTTGTTAGGGATAAGTGCATTGGCTGCGGGAAGTGCGTTGAAGCCTGCCCGATAGGGGCTGTTTTCTGGGATGAGGAGAGTGGGAAGCCAGCTATATGCGTCTACTGCGGGTACTGCGCCGATTACTGTGAGTATGGAGTGATAAAGCTTGAGGAGGTGTAA
- a CDS encoding aldehyde ferredoxin oxidoreductase family protein, with the protein MPHSALPSKVLYIDLTRRRFWVEDRGDLFEEYLGGAGVAAQLLKEECPKGTDPFSPDNPIIFAVGPLTCLFPMASKTVAMFKSPLTGELGESHAGGRSAIAIRSAGYGAIVIKGASDMPIYVAVHGSKVYFRDAAAYWGMESALTVGRVIRENEPGSGVRSIMRIGRAGEKLVRYAMVMTETFRHFGRLGLGAVFGSKKLKALVVSGKNTVEVPNKKLFRDVYDELFKLMVESDLLKKYHEIGTPINVLTLNALKGLPTRNLKSGEFEGAEAISGEKLAEDFLGRRVACAHCPVACIHLAALREPYEEEPYFYKTTWVSYDYELTYALGSMLGISDTVGFLKLVDTVEKYGLDAMSTGVCLAWATEAYERKLISKEDLNGLEPKWGDHETYIKMTKLIVTQPNDFYKSLAMGVEAAATKYGGLDFALSFGGNEMPGYHTGPAAHVGYLTGARHSHLDSAGYSLDEKTIGATPSPEKIADELFKEEAWRQVLSSLVVCFFARRVYTPENTSKALRAAGVERSVEELTSLGTKILAEKYEFKFREGFNPENLRVPKRIFETPTPHGKISEETVRKAVQLYVEKVKSVKK; encoded by the coding sequence ATGCCGCACAGCGCTTTACCCTCAAAGGTTCTCTACATAGACCTAACTAGGAGGCGCTTCTGGGTTGAGGACAGAGGCGATCTTTTCGAGGAATACCTTGGAGGGGCTGGGGTAGCAGCACAGCTGCTTAAGGAGGAGTGCCCTAAAGGGACAGACCCGTTCAGCCCCGACAACCCGATAATATTCGCAGTCGGGCCGCTCACCTGTCTTTTCCCTATGGCGTCTAAAACAGTCGCAATGTTCAAGTCACCCTTAACAGGAGAGCTTGGGGAGAGCCATGCCGGTGGCAGGAGCGCCATAGCCATAAGGTCGGCTGGCTACGGGGCAATAGTTATCAAGGGAGCAAGCGACATGCCCATCTATGTTGCAGTGCACGGGAGCAAGGTGTACTTCAGGGATGCTGCAGCGTATTGGGGGATGGAGAGCGCGCTGACCGTTGGCAGGGTGATAAGGGAGAACGAGCCGGGGAGTGGTGTGAGGTCGATAATGAGGATAGGAAGGGCTGGAGAGAAACTGGTGAGGTACGCCATGGTCATGACGGAGACATTCAGGCACTTCGGACGCCTAGGCTTGGGTGCGGTTTTCGGAAGCAAGAAGCTGAAGGCACTTGTGGTCTCAGGCAAGAACACCGTGGAAGTTCCGAACAAGAAGCTCTTCAGGGATGTTTACGACGAGCTCTTCAAGCTCATGGTCGAGTCAGACCTCCTCAAAAAGTACCACGAGATAGGCACGCCCATAAACGTGCTCACGCTTAACGCCCTTAAGGGTCTACCGACACGGAACCTTAAGAGCGGCGAGTTTGAAGGAGCAGAAGCTATATCAGGCGAGAAGCTAGCAGAGGACTTTTTGGGAAGGAGGGTTGCGTGCGCCCACTGCCCGGTCGCGTGCATACACTTAGCAGCCCTAAGGGAACCCTACGAGGAGGAACCATACTTCTACAAGACAACATGGGTGTCATACGACTACGAGCTGACATACGCTCTCGGATCCATGCTCGGCATATCAGACACCGTCGGCTTCCTCAAACTGGTCGACACCGTGGAGAAGTACGGTTTAGACGCCATGAGCACCGGGGTTTGCCTAGCGTGGGCGACTGAAGCATACGAAAGGAAGCTGATCTCCAAGGAAGACCTTAACGGGCTGGAGCCCAAGTGGGGGGACCACGAAACTTACATAAAGATGACCAAGTTGATCGTGACCCAGCCCAACGACTTCTACAAGAGCCTCGCCATGGGAGTTGAGGCTGCAGCAACTAAGTACGGGGGGCTGGACTTCGCTCTATCCTTCGGAGGAAACGAGATGCCGGGCTACCACACTGGGCCAGCAGCGCACGTAGGCTACCTGACAGGAGCCAGGCACAGCCACCTGGACTCGGCGGGCTACAGCCTAGACGAGAAAACCATTGGAGCGACGCCGAGCCCGGAGAAAATAGCGGATGAACTTTTCAAGGAGGAGGCATGGCGCCAAGTTCTTTCAAGCCTTGTAGTCTGCTTCTTCGCCCGCAGAGTTTACACGCCGGAAAACACGTCTAAAGCACTGCGCGCAGCAGGGGTCGAGAGAAGCGTGGAAGAGCTTACCTCGCTGGGAACTAAAATACTAGCAGAGAAGTACGAATTTAAGTTCAGGGAAGGCTTCAACCCAGAAAACCTCAGGGTGCCCAAGAGGATCTTTGAAACCCCAACCCCGCACGGGAAAATAAGCGAGGAAACAGTGAGGAAAGCAGTACAGTTATACGTTGAAAAAGTCAAATCCGTTAAGAAATAG
- a CDS encoding ADP-ribosylglycohydrolase family protein, whose product MLGTGVGDAVGRPLEGGPPLLVEEEPYFDGRYTDDTEMMIGVAESLIEVGGFDGEHMAKTFVKNYDPELDRLVRGYGAGPPMVFRMIERGERWDVAGRRLFGGEGSFGNGAAMRVAPVGLLYFDDPEELRVIAEKSSLITHAHPLGIEGAVVQAYAVSLAVKAKPPSLDPRDFLETLEAFTREEVYREALRNAVRLLERAADKREVVSVLGNGIEAFRSVPTAVYCFAANTGSFRKAVLYAVSLGGDTDTIGAMTGAISGAYHGEEGIPREWVRKLENSEYIALLADKLFELKLKKQKK is encoded by the coding sequence ATGCTTGGTACCGGTGTCGGGGACGCTGTGGGGCGTCCCCTCGAGGGTGGCCCTCCATTGTTGGTGGAGGAGGAGCCGTATTTCGATGGAAGATACACGGATGACACCGAGATGATGATTGGAGTTGCCGAGTCGCTGATTGAAGTTGGAGGCTTCGATGGTGAGCATATGGCTAAGACTTTCGTGAAAAACTATGACCCAGAGCTCGACCGTCTTGTTAGGGGTTACGGTGCGGGTCCTCCTATGGTTTTCAGGATGATTGAGCGGGGGGAGCGGTGGGATGTTGCCGGCAGGAGGCTGTTTGGCGGTGAGGGATCGTTTGGTAACGGTGCGGCGATGAGAGTGGCGCCAGTCGGCCTGCTGTACTTTGACGACCCGGAGGAGTTGAGAGTTATCGCTGAGAAGTCAAGCCTCATAACGCACGCCCACCCCTTGGGAATCGAGGGCGCGGTTGTTCAGGCTTACGCTGTTTCTCTTGCCGTTAAAGCTAAACCTCCAAGCCTCGACCCTAGAGATTTCCTAGAGACGTTGGAGGCGTTCACGCGGGAGGAGGTTTACAGGGAGGCGTTAAGAAACGCGGTTCGCCTTCTTGAGAGGGCTGCTGATAAGAGGGAAGTTGTATCTGTGTTAGGTAACGGCATTGAGGCTTTCAGATCTGTTCCGACGGCAGTGTACTGCTTTGCAGCCAACACTGGTAGCTTCAGGAAGGCTGTGCTCTACGCTGTGAGCCTTGGGGGAGACACTGACACTATCGGGGCGATGACTGGAGCGATAAGTGGGGCATACCATGGAGAGGAGGGAATACCGCGAGAGTGGGTGAGAAAGCTTGAGAACTCCGAGTACATAGCACTCCTAGCGGATAAACTGTTTGAGCTGAAACTGAAAAAGCAGAAAAAGTGA
- a CDS encoding YiiX/YebB-like N1pC/P60 family cysteine hydrolase — translation MGRWRYKLLGVLMLALVSCIVVSSSPVAAVSSGYTGDGNNLNLSLLQKGDIIAVSGVVMGGLLDVVVPGHFTHVAMYIGNGMMIEAWKDGVRVISVTEVLKANDAAIVRVRTSDSIKQAAVNWALTKVGYPYDYIWLTYVGGKQVYGNSYYCSELCWAAYLAVGGPDIDQNPGWSWKYGYNVAPQEIVDDGDTYIVAYSA, via the coding sequence GTGGGGCGGTGGAGGTATAAGCTACTCGGCGTTCTAATGCTCGCTCTGGTGTCCTGTATAGTGGTTTCAAGTTCTCCGGTTGCCGCTGTAAGCAGCGGTTACACTGGTGACGGCAACAACCTCAACTTGAGTCTCCTGCAGAAGGGCGACATAATAGCAGTCTCGGGAGTAGTAATGGGTGGACTTCTAGACGTGGTAGTACCGGGACACTTTACTCACGTCGCCATGTACATCGGGAACGGGATGATGATTGAGGCATGGAAGGATGGTGTGCGGGTGATCAGTGTTACCGAGGTTTTGAAGGCTAACGATGCTGCAATAGTTAGGGTTAGGACTTCGGACAGCATTAAGCAAGCTGCAGTAAACTGGGCGCTGACGAAAGTGGGCTACCCATACGACTACATTTGGCTGACGTACGTTGGAGGCAAGCAAGTTTACGGTAACAGCTACTACTGCAGTGAGCTGTGCTGGGCAGCCTACTTGGCTGTCGGTGGACCAGACATAGACCAGAACCCCGGCTGGTCATGGAAATACGGTTACAATGTTGCGCCACAAGAGATAGTCGACGATGGAGACACCTATATAGTGGCATACTCTGCTTAG
- a CDS encoding DEAD/DEAH box helicase, with the protein MGSLYPCPRCGEDLMFRELDSGGYLVYCTSCGLRFVTSSEADSRVKAFIELQEALERGVVEELGKARLEELGLIRPLWSIEEELRRAGLTFNEVPPVVRDLLLGQDYVVKYDLWKAVEPSKGVSVESSGLAPPLVHALRKAGIERLYKFQEEAISRILEGKNVLIVAPTATGKTEAFALPIFHMILQSRAVFGGLRVQRRGVSALFIYPTKALNRDQLAKLQALGRHAGITVAVLDGDTPQHERRKIYGNPPDVLITNFDMIDYHLKRRDEFARIISTAKFVVLDEVHQYVGAFGANVHFILRRMKRIFGGFQVIGASATISNPEEFWARLVDGNVEVVKCSEGKRGRMHLVMLYPTGRSFRTMIVDALAKCIGAGLKTLVFANTHKDAETIFRIARRRGLNVLIHRGGLPEEHRREVEKKFKQGEAKCIIATPTLELGIDIGDLDAVVSMITGYTRFLQRIGRAGRKGQESICVVALRDEDPMSTYYKNHPETYFSDVDPAYVEPGNPVVAEYQILFAAMDKPLSPGEFQEFQPVIEKLKREGLLVERGGLLYATREARKKTARYNIRGIGEVVEIYEGKRRIGEREMPFAARELFPNAVYMHGGRNYLSKSFKFKGGVGIAEVEPLPDDYPYRTQALFHSQPEILETMERKKVFGVEALYCKLNVTQVVDQYVVREILSDEIVTMEPLAEPIEYSFDTLGIVFRAPQPDLEGEMSEKDVDLFLAGSFHAVEHVVLESSNMLTGGGSGEVGGISMGTSGVIFAYDACPGGNGISLLLYNRLEEAFKRALNILEECGCESESGCPRCTHSWQCGSNNQPLSKPGAISSLRKIIKGEETTITEEYIREKSIV; encoded by the coding sequence GTGGGCTCCTTGTATCCCTGTCCTAGATGCGGCGAGGACCTAATGTTCCGCGAACTGGACTCCGGAGGCTACCTTGTTTACTGCACGTCCTGTGGACTACGCTTCGTAACGTCCAGTGAAGCCGATAGCAGGGTTAAGGCGTTCATCGAGCTGCAAGAAGCCTTAGAAAGGGGGGTTGTGGAAGAGCTAGGAAAAGCGAGGTTAGAGGAGCTGGGTCTGATTCGCCCCCTCTGGTCGATTGAAGAGGAGCTTAGGAGAGCTGGGTTGACGTTCAACGAGGTTCCCCCCGTAGTTAGGGACCTCCTCCTAGGACAGGACTACGTCGTGAAATACGACTTATGGAAGGCTGTCGAGCCGTCCAAGGGTGTCAGCGTAGAGAGCAGCGGGCTCGCACCCCCACTCGTCCACGCGCTCAGAAAAGCAGGGATAGAGAGGCTCTACAAGTTCCAAGAGGAGGCGATTAGCAGGATCCTCGAAGGAAAAAACGTTTTGATCGTAGCTCCCACCGCGACGGGGAAAACTGAGGCGTTCGCGCTCCCCATCTTTCACATGATACTCCAGTCAAGGGCAGTGTTCGGCGGGCTTAGAGTCCAGAGGCGGGGGGTCTCAGCTCTCTTCATATACCCGACTAAGGCCCTCAACAGAGATCAACTAGCGAAGCTTCAAGCTCTAGGTAGACACGCGGGCATAACTGTCGCCGTCCTCGACGGGGACACGCCGCAGCATGAGAGGAGGAAGATCTACGGAAACCCGCCCGACGTCTTGATAACGAATTTCGACATGATAGACTACCACCTTAAGAGGAGGGACGAGTTCGCCCGCATAATATCAACTGCGAAGTTCGTCGTTCTCGACGAAGTGCACCAGTATGTTGGCGCTTTCGGGGCAAACGTTCACTTCATACTGCGGAGGATGAAGAGAATTTTCGGCGGCTTTCAAGTCATAGGTGCATCGGCGACGATAAGCAACCCGGAAGAATTCTGGGCCCGACTCGTCGACGGGAATGTGGAAGTGGTCAAGTGCAGTGAGGGGAAGAGGGGACGAATGCACCTCGTAATGCTATACCCAACTGGTCGCTCTTTCAGGACTATGATAGTGGACGCGCTGGCAAAGTGCATTGGAGCTGGGCTGAAAACCTTGGTCTTCGCTAACACGCACAAGGACGCTGAAACAATATTCAGGATAGCGAGGCGGAGAGGTCTCAACGTGCTAATACACAGGGGCGGGCTACCAGAGGAGCACCGGAGGGAGGTTGAGAAGAAGTTTAAGCAGGGCGAAGCTAAGTGCATTATCGCTACGCCGACACTTGAGCTCGGCATAGATATAGGCGACTTGGACGCCGTTGTTTCCATGATCACCGGGTACACCCGCTTCCTTCAGAGGATTGGACGCGCGGGCAGGAAGGGGCAAGAGAGCATCTGCGTGGTCGCGCTGAGGGACGAGGATCCCATGAGTACATACTACAAGAACCACCCGGAAACCTACTTTTCAGACGTAGACCCAGCCTACGTGGAGCCGGGAAACCCCGTGGTCGCAGAGTACCAGATACTCTTCGCAGCCATGGATAAGCCGCTGAGCCCCGGAGAGTTTCAGGAGTTCCAGCCAGTGATAGAGAAGCTGAAGAGGGAGGGCTTACTCGTTGAGCGCGGCGGCTTGCTTTACGCCACCCGTGAAGCGCGCAAAAAGACTGCTAGGTACAACATAAGGGGGATCGGGGAGGTCGTCGAGATATACGAGGGAAAGAGGAGGATAGGGGAGAGGGAGATGCCCTTCGCTGCTAGAGAGCTTTTCCCGAACGCCGTCTACATGCATGGTGGGCGAAACTACCTTTCAAAGTCCTTCAAGTTCAAGGGGGGCGTCGGAATTGCTGAAGTTGAACCCCTCCCAGACGACTACCCTTACAGGACTCAAGCCCTCTTCCACTCACAGCCAGAAATACTGGAAACCATGGAGCGGAAAAAGGTGTTCGGCGTCGAAGCCCTCTACTGCAAGCTTAACGTAACCCAGGTCGTCGATCAATACGTGGTGAGGGAAATACTGAGCGACGAAATCGTGACAATGGAGCCGCTGGCTGAACCCATAGAATACTCCTTCGACACGTTGGGAATAGTTTTCAGGGCGCCGCAACCCGACCTTGAAGGGGAAATGTCAGAGAAAGATGTCGACCTGTTCCTAGCTGGAAGCTTCCACGCCGTGGAACACGTTGTGCTGGAGAGCAGCAACATGCTCACCGGGGGAGGCAGTGGCGAAGTGGGCGGCATCTCTATGGGAACATCAGGTGTAATATTCGCGTACGACGCCTGCCCGGGAGGAAACGGAATATCCCTACTACTTTACAATCGACTGGAAGAAGCTTTCAAGAGGGCGTTAAACATACTTGAAGAATGCGGGTGCGAGAGCGAGAGCGGCTGCCCACGTTGCACACACTCATGGCAGTGCGGCTCAAACAACCAACCCCTCTCAAAACCGGGAGCAATAAGCTCACTTAGAAAAATAATCAAAGGAGAAGAAACAACCATAACAGAAGAGTACATCAGGGAGAAAAGCATAGTGTAA